A region of Esox lucius isolate fEsoLuc1 chromosome 3, fEsoLuc1.pri, whole genome shotgun sequence DNA encodes the following proteins:
- the rasal2 gene encoding ras GTPase-activating protein nGAP isoform X7, which translates to MELKWEVSAERSPRRRSISGLGSEKNLSLDAPNTSPFKVPGFFSKRLKGSIKRTKSQTKLDRNTSFRLPSLRPSENDRSRGLPKLKESCSHESLLSPGSAVEALDLGMEEDVYVKALHSSILGQEFCFEVTYSGGSKCFSCSSASERDKWMENLKRTVQPNKDNCRRAENVLRLWIIEAKDLPPKKKYFCELCLDDVLYARTTSKTRTDSLFWGEHFEFYSLPPVRSITVHIYKDVDKKKKKDKNNYVGLVNIPVGGVTGRQFVEKWYPVSTPTPNKGKGGGPSIRIKSRFQTTSILPMEQYKEFAEFITNNYTMLCSVLEPVISVKNKEEMACALVHILQSTGRAKDFLTDLVMSEVDRCADHEVLIFRENTLATKAIEEYLKLVGQKYLHDALGEFIKALYESDENCEVDPGKCSSSELPEHQSNLKMCCELAFCKIINSYCVFPRELKEVFAAWKQQCLTRGNQDISKRLISSSLFLRFLCPAIMSPSLFSLMQEYPDDRTSRTLTLIAKVIQNLANFAKFGNKEEYMAFMNDFLEHEWAGMMRFLSEISNPETISNTPGFEGYIDLGRELSVLHSLLWDVVSQLDKGENSFLQATVAKLGPLPRILGDITRCLSSPTPIQQQLRRFQDCSSSHNISSSVSSGLQRIFEDPADSEVRSIKSPVQEQIIDVLPRGKHPLLGQQSSAHSMSFSEKEERENPLPNGRSISLVDLQDPHTVHSGQGPLPLHDAPLRLSRVGSQVSVGHPHQATTSQSHQALHQKPALRDNLPQSAPQVRRPLPPSLSQQRSLQPLSFQNPVYHLSNLTQQQQQHIAAHSTAHSVHSVRSLQPDSSSENLSTDSSRSHSNSEAESGAGSQAARVRRVPSNSSLEEYSRQSTQSEDCSTPRRHAPNEHSAGAHAVAVARQSTTGTAHIVRVEQQSRGGSAEAWPPRSLPHSASLRSSSSVNTEPMPVPIQAQPGASVTGHSRQQSPCSMEGPTVPVRSVAKQHTPQQVASPVEPVTMSPVERTAAWVLNNGQYEDEDEARAEQSSQDNRHTEKYEQEISKLKERLRVSSRRLEEYERRLLAQEQQMQKLLMEYKARLEDSEERLRRQQEEKDNQMKSIICRLMAVEEELKRDHAEMQAVIDAKQKIIDAQEKRISSLDAANSRLMSALTQVKERYSMQNLRNGLSPTNPTKLSITENGEFKNSSC; encoded by the exons AAGTGTCTGCTGAGAGGTCCCCAAGGAGGCGGAGTATATCAGGCCTGGGTTCAGAAAAGAACCTATCTCTGGACGCACCCAACACGTCCCCCTTCAAAGTACCG GGTTTTTTCAGCAAACGTCTGAAGGGATCCATAAAGCGGACAAAGAGTCAGACAAAACTGGACCGCAACACCAGCTTCAGACTTCCTTCTCTGAGACCTTCAGAAAATGACAG ATCCCGAGGGCTGCCTAAGTTGAAGGAGTCGTGTTCACACGAGTCCCTGCTCAGCCCGGGCAGCGCGGTCGAAGCACTGGATCTGGGAATGGAGGAGGATGTGTACGTCAAGGCTCTCCACAGCAGCATATTGGGTCAGGAGTTCTGCTTCGAG GTCACCTACTCAGGAGGCAGTAAGTGCTTCAGCTGCTCTTCCGCCTCTGAGAGAGACAAATGGATGGAGAACCTGAAGAGGACAGTCCAACCCAACAAG GACAACTGTCGACGAGCAGAGAACGTCCTCCGCCTGTGGATCATCGAGGCCAAGGACCTGCCCCCTAAGAAGAAGTATTTCTGCGAACTGTGCCTGGACGATGTCCTGTACGCCCGCACCACCAGCAAGACCCGGACCGACTCCCTCTTCTGGGGGGAGCACTTTGAGTTCTACAGCCTGCCGCCGGTGCGCAGCATCACCGTGCACATCTACAAGGACGTggacaagaagaagaagaaggacaAGAACAACTACGTGGGCCTGGTCAACATCCCTGTTGGAGGGGTGACGGGGAGGCAGTTTGTGGAGAAGTGGTACCCTGTCAGCACTCCCACCCCCAACAAAGGGAAGGGAGGCGGACCCTCCATCCGGATCAAGTCCCGCTTTCAGACCACCTCCATCCTGCCCATGGAGCAGTACAAGGAGTTTGCCGAGTTCATCACGAACAACTACACCATGCTGTGCTCTGTCCTGGAGCCGGTGATCAGCGTGAAGAACAAGGAGGAGATGGCCTGTGCCCTCGTACACATCCTTCAGAGTACCGGCCGGGCTAAG GACTTTCTGACAGACCTGGTGATGTCCGAGGTGGACCGGTGTGCCGACCATGAAGTCCTGATCTTCAGGGAGAACACGCTAGCCACCAAGGCCATCGAGGAGTACCTGAAACTGGTGGGACAGAAATACCTGCATGATGCACTAG GGGAGTTCATTAAAGCACTGTACGAGTCAGATGAAAACTGCGAGGTGGACCCGGGGAAGTGCTCTAGCAGTGAGCTCCCTGAGCACCAGAGCAACCTGAAGATGTGCTGCGAGCTGGCCTTCTGCAAGATCATCAACTCCTACTG CGTGTTCCCGCGGGAGCTGAAGGAGGTGTTTGCCGCGTGGAAGCAACAGTGTCTGACCCGAGGGAACCAGGACATCAGCAAGAGGCTCATCAGTTCCTCGCTGTTCCTCCGCTTCCTCTGCCCCGCCATCATGTCCCCGTCGCTCTTCAGCCTCATGCAGGAGTACCCAGATGACCGCACCTCCCGCACCCTCACCCTCATCGCCAAGGTCATTCAGAATCTGGCCAACTTCGCCAA GTTTGGCAACAAGGAGGAGTACATGGCGTTCATGAACGACTTCCTGGAGCATGAGTGGGCGGGCATGATGCGTTTCCTCTCGGAGATCTCTAACCCAGAAACCATCTCCAACACACCCGGCTTTGAAGGTTACATCGACCTGGGCCGGGAGCTGTCCGTCCTCCACTCGCTGCTATGGGACGTGGTGTCCCAGTTGGACAAG GGTGAAAATTCCTTCCTGCAGGCCACCGTAGCCAAGCTGGGCCCCCTGCCACGCATCCTGGGGGACATCACCCGCTGTCTCTCCAGTCCGACGCCCATCCAACAGCAGCTACGGCGCTTCCAGGACTGCAGCTCGTCCCACAACATCAGCAGCAGCGTCTCCTCGGGCCTGCAAAGGATATTCGAGGATCCAGCCGACAG TGAAGTTCGCAGTATCAAGTCCCCGGTCCAGGAGCAAATCATTGACGTTCTCCCCCGGGGGAAGCACCCGCTCTTGGGCCAGCAGTCGTCTGCCCACAGCATGAGTTTCTCAGAAAAAGAGGAGCGGGAGAACCCCCTGCCGAATGGACGCAGCATTTCCCTGGTGGACCTCCAGGACCCTCACACAGTCCATAGTGGCCAGGGACCCCTCCCTTTGCACGATGCCCCCCTCCGACTGAGCAGGGTGGGCTCCCAGGTGTCCGTGGGACACCCCCACCAGGCGACCACTTCGCAGTCGCACCAAGCCCTCCACCAGAAGCCGGCGTTACGGGACAACCTCCCCCAGAGCGCCCCACAGGTGCGTCGGCcgctccccccctccctcagccAGCAGAGGAGCCTCCAGCCCCTCTCCTTCCAGAACCCGGTCTATCACCTCAGCAACCTGACacagcagcaacagcaacacATAGCTGCCCACTCCACCGCGCACTCGGTCCACTCCGTGCGCTCCCTGCAGCCGGACTCCAGCTCGGAGAACCTGAGCACGGACAGCTCCCGCAGCCACAGCAACTCCGAGGCGGAGTCCGGAGCTGGGAGCCAGGCAGCGAGAGTGCGCCGGGTCCCATCCAACAGCAGCCTAGAGGAGTACAGCCGCCAGAGCACGCAGAGCGAGGACTGCTCCACACCGCGCCGCCACGCACCAAACGAGCACTCCGCCGGGGCCCACGCGGTGGCGGTGGCCCGGCAGAGCACGACGGGCACCGCCCACATTGTGAGGGTGGAGCAGCAGAGCCGCGGGGGGAGTGCCGAGGCCTGGCCTCCCCGCTCGCTGCCCCACAGCGCCTCCCTGCGCAGCAGCAGCTCCGTCAACACGGAGCCCATGCCCGTCCCCATCCAGGCTCAGCCGGGAGCCAGTGTGACGGGCCACTCGCGCCAGCAGTCCCCCTGCTCCATGGAAGGCCCGACGGTTCCTGTCAGGAGCGTGGCCAAACAGCACACGCCCCAGCAG GTGGCTTCGCCGGTAGAGCCTGTCACCATGTCGCCGGTAGAGAGGACGGCGGCGTGGGTGCTAAATAACGGCCAGTACGAGGACGAGGATGAGGCCCgagcagagcagagcagccAGGACAACAGGCACACAGAGAAG TACGAGCAGGAGATCTCCAAGCTGAAGGAACGCCTGCGGGTGTCTAGCCGGCGTCTGGAGGAGTACGAGCGACGCCTTCTGGCCCAGGAGCAGCAGATGCAGAAGCTGCTGATGGAGTACAAGGCGCGCTTGGAGGACAGTGAGGAGAGACTACGGCGacagcaggaggagaaggacaACCAGATGAAAAGCATTATCTGCAG GTTAATGGCAGTAGAGGAGGAACTGAAGAGGGACCATGCAGAGATGCAGGCTGTCATCGACGCAAAGCAGAAGATCATTGACGCACAG GAGAAAAGGATAAGCTCCCTGGACGCAGCCAACTCTCGGCTGATGAGTGCCCTGACACAGGTGAAGGAGCGCTATAGCATGCAGAACCTGCGAAATGGCCTCTCGCCGACCAACCCCACAAAACTGTCGATCACTGAGAACGGAGAGTTTAAAAACAGCAGCTGCTGA